Proteins from a single region of Gossypium arboreum isolate Shixiya-1 chromosome 1, ASM2569848v2, whole genome shotgun sequence:
- the LOC108482607 gene encoding uncharacterized protein LOC108482607, whose product MRSFLDWVSCWSTTPQVSIREEVETPPKKEETNSLMPLDTEDLRKKKIRVRTGTSPQWKPTLRVITEDNVMVKKTPSEATKTTVDKVGKRKTTGSSRSKAHVRSYNDTGRKSVPVILPALSPTPFMF is encoded by the exons ATGAGATCTTTCTTGGACTGGGTTTCATGTTGGAGTACCACTCCTCAAGTGTCCATCAGGGAGGAGGTGGAGACGCCTCCAAAGAAGGAGGAGACAAACTCCTTGATGCCTTTAGATACGGAAGATCTGAGGAAGAAGAAGATTAGGGTAAGGACAGGGACGAGTCCGCAGTGGAAGCCTACGTTGCGGGTGATAACGGAGGATAACGTCATGGTGAAGAAAACGCCGTCGGAAGCGACGAAAACGACGGTAGATAAGGTGGGGAAGAGGAAGACCACCGGTAGTTCACGTTCTAAAGCTCATGTTCGAAGCTATAACGACACGGG GCGAAAATCGGTGCCAGTGATCCTACCAGCGCTTTCCCCTACACCTTTCATGTTCTAA